Proteins found in one Paenibacillus sp. FSL R10-2782 genomic segment:
- the celB gene encoding PTS cellobiose transporter subunit IIC, giving the protein MFEKLSQILIPIAGKLNNNRYLTVLRDAFMLSFPLTVFGSIIVVIINLPFLKGWMGEGNLTTFQNLLNIAPNATLNIMTMFVVVGIGYYLSRSYKVEPIFGGMIALASFLMLTPFVLTQESGATIAGVIPVDRIGAKGMFLGMIVAFIAAEIYRKVTQKKIVIKMPPGVPPAVAKSFAALLPACITLGIFLIINVVVTLTLHNNLHDLIYHAVQAPLVHLGSGIIPTLIAVFFVQLLWFFGLHGQIIINSVMDPIWNTLALENYEAYSKGAELPHIITKQFVDIYTVGIGGTGMTLAVVLSILFFLKSKQMKQVSKLALGPGLFNVNEPVIFGLPIVMNPLIFVPWVISPMIVTLITYFAMSTGIVPPPNGIQVPWTMPLFFSGMMGTGSLAGGLLQLFNMVVVFVIWFPFLKIIDRMNVRKEQEEEVGQAAIAGKDQSIGM; this is encoded by the coding sequence TTGTTTGAAAAATTAAGCCAAATTTTAATACCTATTGCCGGTAAACTGAACAACAACCGCTATCTTACTGTACTGCGTGATGCATTTATGCTGTCATTTCCATTAACGGTTTTTGGCTCCATTATCGTTGTTATTATTAATCTGCCGTTTCTAAAAGGGTGGATGGGCGAGGGCAATCTGACGACTTTTCAGAATCTGCTGAATATTGCGCCTAATGCAACACTGAACATCATGACTATGTTCGTGGTCGTCGGGATTGGATATTATCTATCCCGAAGTTATAAGGTCGAACCGATATTTGGCGGCATGATCGCTTTGGCCAGCTTCCTGATGCTGACTCCGTTTGTGCTGACACAAGAAAGCGGCGCCACGATTGCCGGGGTCATTCCTGTCGACCGGATCGGGGCCAAGGGCATGTTCCTCGGGATGATCGTCGCTTTTATCGCGGCTGAGATTTACCGAAAGGTGACGCAGAAGAAGATTGTTATTAAAATGCCTCCAGGCGTTCCGCCAGCAGTTGCCAAGTCCTTTGCCGCATTGCTGCCTGCGTGTATTACGCTGGGCATATTTTTAATCATCAACGTAGTGGTCACTTTGACGCTTCACAATAATCTGCATGACTTGATTTATCATGCCGTTCAGGCACCGCTGGTACATTTGGGCAGTGGAATTATCCCTACCTTGATTGCTGTTTTCTTTGTCCAGCTCTTATGGTTCTTCGGGCTTCATGGTCAAATTATTATCAACTCGGTTATGGACCCGATCTGGAACACGCTGGCACTGGAAAATTATGAAGCGTACTCCAAGGGAGCAGAATTACCGCATATTATCACGAAGCAATTCGTTGATATTTATACGGTAGGCATCGGCGGTACAGGTATGACACTGGCCGTGGTGCTCTCGATTCTATTCTTCCTCAAGAGCAAGCAAATGAAGCAGGTCAGTAAGCTGGCCCTTGGACCGGGCTTGTTCAATGTTAACGAACCCGTCATATTCGGTCTGCCCATTGTGATGAATCCATTGATTTTTGTTCCTTGGGTGATTTCACCAATGATTGTTACGCTGATTACTTACTTTGCCATGTCTACCGGAATTGTGCCTCCACCGAATGGGATACAGGTTCCCTGGACGATGCCATTGTTCTTTAGCGGAATGATGGGTACGGGTTCCCTGGCGGGTGGACTGCTGCAACTGTTTAATATGGTTGTCGTCTTTGTCATCTGGTTCCCATTCCTGAAAATTATCGACCGGATGAATGTTCGTAAAGAACAGGAAGAGGAGGTTGGCCAGGCAGCTATTGCAGGCAAGGATCAATCGATAGGAATGTAA
- a CDS encoding PTS lactose/cellobiose transporter subunit IIA, whose translation MDKVNIADLTEEQISFQLILHSGSARSKVIQALSEYRNENTEGADDLIKQAKQDLRAAHDIHFQMVKNEAGGTPTPLSLLLMHAEDHLMSTVTMKDLVQELLELFKSRNL comes from the coding sequence ATGGATAAAGTCAATATAGCCGATCTGACGGAAGAGCAAATTAGTTTCCAACTCATTCTGCATAGTGGAAGCGCTCGCAGTAAGGTGATTCAGGCGCTGAGCGAATACCGGAATGAGAACACGGAGGGTGCAGACGATCTTATTAAGCAGGCGAAGCAGGATTTGCGCGCTGCGCATGATATCCATTTTCAAATGGTGAAGAATGAAGCCGGAGGAACCCCAACTCCTTTGTCGCTCCTTCTGATGCATGCGGAGGATCATCTCATGTCCACGGTTACCATGAAGGATCTGGTCCAAGAGCTGCTGGAGCTTTTCAAATCCAGAAATTTATAA
- a CDS encoding PTS sugar transporter subunit IIB, with protein sequence MKNILLACSSGMSTSLLVTKMQDYAKSIGDEAEIWAVGQDQATEEMAKADAVLIGPQMSFLKGQLQKEAAQYGIHVEVIDMMAYGLVDGKKVYEQALKLVERKNG encoded by the coding sequence ATGAAGAATATTTTACTGGCTTGCAGCTCGGGTATGTCTACAAGTTTGCTGGTTACCAAAATGCAGGATTATGCCAAGTCCATTGGGGACGAGGCTGAAATTTGGGCAGTAGGTCAAGATCAGGCGACAGAAGAAATGGCTAAGGCGGACGCGGTATTGATCGGACCGCAAATGAGTTTTCTTAAAGGACAGCTGCAAAAGGAAGCTGCTCAATACGGTATCCATGTTGAAGTGATCGACATGATGGCGTACGGACTGGTGGACGGCAAGAAAGTCTATGAACAGGCTTTGAAGCTGGTGGAACGTAAAAATGGATAA
- the gtfA gene encoding sucrose phosphorylase: MSIKNEIMLITYADSMGKNLKELGELLNDHFKQVIGGVHLLPFYPSSADRGFAPMTYESVDAPFGDWEDIERLSQDFYLMFDFMINHISRSSAYFQDFIQHKDASPYADLFIRYKDFWPNGEPTQEEVDLIYKRKPRAPYIDVEFRDGTTEKVWCTFDEEQVDLNLHSDVTQQFVRENLIHLAEKGASIIRLDAFAYATKKRGTNCFFVEPEIWDMLGEAQEMLKPYGVDVLPEIHEHYSIQLKLAEKDHWVYDFALPMLVLHTLYSGNSERLTHWLNICPRKQFTTLDTHDGIGVVDAKDLMTDEEIEETKNNLFSKGANIKRVYNTAAYNNLDIYQLNCTYYSALGNNDDAYVLARAIQFFAPGIPQVYYVGLLAGENDIALLEETKVGRNINRHYYSQEEVIENLERPVMKRLFQLMKFRNSYPAFDGEIKIIEAGNSDQLEIQWEKGSYRALLKANVRTHAFTIDYVDLEKGSLVRLTGV; this comes from the coding sequence ATGTCCATCAAAAATGAAATTATGCTGATCACTTATGCAGACAGCATGGGGAAGAATTTGAAAGAGCTGGGAGAACTGCTGAACGACCATTTTAAACAGGTGATCGGTGGCGTCCATTTGCTTCCTTTTTATCCGTCTTCGGCAGACCGTGGCTTTGCTCCGATGACCTATGAGAGCGTTGATGCACCCTTTGGTGACTGGGAGGATATTGAACGGCTGTCTCAGGATTTTTACCTCATGTTTGATTTTATGATTAATCATATCTCCCGCAGCTCGGCGTATTTTCAGGACTTTATCCAACATAAAGACGCTTCGCCGTATGCCGACTTGTTTATCCGATACAAGGATTTTTGGCCGAATGGAGAGCCTACTCAGGAAGAAGTGGATTTGATTTATAAAAGAAAGCCACGTGCGCCTTATATTGATGTCGAGTTTAGGGATGGTACGACGGAAAAGGTATGGTGTACCTTTGATGAGGAACAGGTGGATCTTAATCTGCACTCGGACGTGACCCAGCAATTTGTCAGAGAAAACCTGATTCATCTGGCTGAAAAGGGCGCTTCGATCATCCGACTTGATGCTTTTGCATATGCTACCAAAAAAAGAGGAACCAATTGTTTTTTCGTGGAGCCTGAAATTTGGGACATGCTCGGTGAAGCACAGGAGATGTTGAAGCCTTACGGCGTCGATGTTCTGCCGGAGATTCATGAACATTACTCCATTCAGTTGAAGCTTGCTGAAAAGGATCATTGGGTTTACGATTTTGCCCTGCCTATGCTAGTGCTGCACACACTGTATAGCGGTAATAGCGAGCGTCTCACTCACTGGCTGAACATCTGTCCGAGAAAGCAATTTACTACGCTGGATACTCATGATGGAATTGGAGTAGTGGATGCCAAGGACTTAATGACGGATGAAGAGATCGAAGAGACCAAAAATAATTTGTTCTCCAAGGGAGCTAACATCAAAAGGGTATACAATACGGCTGCCTATAATAACCTGGATATCTATCAACTCAACTGCACGTACTATTCAGCACTTGGCAACAACGATGATGCCTATGTACTGGCAAGAGCCATTCAGTTTTTTGCACCGGGCATCCCCCAAGTCTATTATGTAGGACTGCTGGCAGGTGAAAATGACATCGCGCTATTGGAAGAAACGAAGGTAGGTCGTAACATTAATCGGCATTACTATTCCCAGGAGGAAGTCATTGAAAACCTGGAAAGACCCGTTATGAAGCGATTGTTTCAGTTGATGAAATTCCGCAATTCCTATCCTGCTTTTGATGGTGAAATCAAAATTATAGAAGCTGGAAATTCCGATCAGTTGGAAATCCAATGGGAAAAAGGGAGCTATCGTGCCCTTCTGAAAGCCAACGTGCGGACCCATGCATTTACAATTGATTATGTAGATCTGGAAAAAGGATCCCTTGTACGTCTGACAGGCGTTTAA
- a CDS encoding alpha/beta hydrolase, with protein sequence MSLQYIETSVHGLTLRGTAHIPETLKGGKYPTVIMFHGFGANRIEYFYSFVQISRLLEKQGIAAVRFDFGGHGESEGDFYDVTISREVEEGKAIVNFVRQLEFVDPSRVSLMGMSLGSVVASIVAGDLSKDIHSLCMWSPAATVTDEINNNKTIQGQSISSMDQQGYFDFNSLRLGPGFIEDVASLDIYTRASSFKGNVAIIHGDQDFIAPIQYAYQYEQAYSQPIGIQIIEGADHSWGNVPHREQLFRNTLDFFEKNAK encoded by the coding sequence ATGTCATTACAATATATTGAAACTTCTGTTCATGGGTTGACGCTAAGAGGGACAGCTCATATTCCTGAGACCCTCAAGGGCGGCAAATACCCTACGGTCATTATGTTTCATGGATTCGGGGCTAACCGGATCGAATACTTTTACTCATTTGTTCAAATTTCACGCCTTCTTGAAAAGCAAGGGATTGCAGCTGTGCGGTTTGATTTTGGAGGGCATGGCGAAAGCGAGGGAGATTTTTACGACGTGACCATTTCTAGAGAGGTGGAAGAGGGAAAGGCCATCGTTAACTTTGTCCGACAGTTGGAATTTGTGGACCCCTCCCGTGTCAGTCTAATGGGTATGAGCTTAGGGAGTGTAGTTGCCAGTATAGTAGCTGGTGATTTGTCTAAAGACATTCACTCTTTATGTATGTGGTCCCCTGCGGCAACCGTAACCGACGAAATCAATAACAACAAAACGATTCAGGGACAATCCATTTCGTCTATGGATCAGCAAGGGTACTTTGATTTCAACAGTTTACGTCTTGGACCGGGATTCATTGAGGACGTAGCCAGCTTGGATATTTACACCAGAGCCTCAAGTTTTAAAGGGAATGTCGCCATTATACATGGAGATCAGGACTTTATAGCGCCTATCCAATATGCCTATCAATATGAACAAGCCTATTCACAGCCCATTGGCATTCAGATCATTGAAGGTGCCGACCATTCATGGGGAAATGTACCTCATCGGGAACAGTTGTTCAGAAATACGTTAGATTTTTTTGAAAAGAACGCTAAATAA
- a CDS encoding MFS transporter → MSNKLSLKEKLSYGMSDTAYNLVFTVVSTYLMFYYTDVAGLSLESVGLLFLIVRVLDAFASPIFGILIDRTNSKYGKARPWFLWLAIPFGMITVLSFAVGYFDDSYKLAYAYITYILLNIIFAGINVPISAMLPSLTANPLERSSANMFRNIGGQIGVLVSGVVALPLVIFFGGGTNQKGFIFTMGIFSVLSVIMFLLTFRNTRERVQYDQGKPVPFRDSIKALLPNFPWWMLALTNFVIFIGVVAKGSTMIFFFKYNMGNEGMSSLANGINAGAMIIGMLLVPFIVKKMKNRNLVLIGLLISILGQIVMWMGSMEPSVALTLFGVALGSFGLGAAQSTVFVMFADTVDFGEWKFGVRAQGLLTAAGTIGIQFGAGIAGALTSKILAKGGFVANMVQTESALQAITTNFVWIPAIAFAICMLFIYMYRIDFVQSQMRAELTERRAAQ, encoded by the coding sequence ATGAGCAATAAGTTAAGCCTCAAAGAGAAGTTAAGCTATGGAATGAGTGATACCGCTTACAATTTGGTATTCACTGTTGTTTCAACATATCTCATGTTTTACTACACCGATGTTGCAGGACTAAGTCTCGAATCTGTCGGTCTGTTGTTTTTAATTGTCCGTGTACTCGATGCCTTTGCCAGTCCGATCTTCGGGATTCTCATTGATAGAACCAATTCAAAGTATGGTAAAGCACGGCCCTGGTTTCTATGGTTGGCAATTCCATTCGGGATGATCACGGTGCTGTCTTTTGCTGTAGGTTATTTCGATGATTCTTATAAACTGGCTTATGCCTATATTACCTACATTTTACTGAACATTATCTTTGCAGGTATCAATGTACCTATTTCGGCGATGCTACCGAGTCTCACTGCGAATCCACTGGAAAGAAGCTCGGCCAATATGTTTCGTAATATCGGTGGACAGATTGGTGTGTTGGTATCAGGTGTGGTTGCTCTTCCATTGGTCATTTTTTTTGGAGGGGGGACGAACCAAAAAGGATTTATATTCACCATGGGGATATTCTCCGTGTTATCCGTAATTATGTTTCTATTAACGTTTAGGAATACGAGAGAGCGTGTTCAATATGATCAGGGTAAACCGGTTCCTTTCCGAGACAGCATTAAGGCGCTCTTGCCCAATTTTCCATGGTGGATGCTTGCACTGACTAATTTTGTGATCTTTATCGGCGTGGTGGCCAAAGGATCTACCATGATATTCTTCTTTAAATACAATATGGGAAACGAAGGAATGAGCTCGCTTGCCAATGGGATTAATGCAGGTGCCATGATCATCGGTATGTTGCTAGTTCCATTTATTGTGAAGAAAATGAAGAACCGAAATCTGGTTTTGATCGGGTTGCTGATCAGTATTCTGGGACAGATTGTGATGTGGATGGGTTCGATGGAGCCTTCTGTTGCTCTTACACTGTTTGGTGTTGCTCTGGGATCGTTTGGTTTGGGGGCTGCGCAAAGTACGGTTTTTGTTATGTTTGCCGATACCGTCGATTTTGGAGAATGGAAGTTTGGTGTCAGAGCTCAAGGTCTGTTAACGGCAGCCGGAACGATCGGAATTCAGTTTGGCGCAGGGATTGCAGGAGCCTTAACATCCAAAATTCTGGCTAAGGGAGGGTTTGTAGCTAACATGGTGCAGACAGAATCTGCATTGCAGGCCATTACAACTAATTTTGTCTGGATTCCTGCGATTGCATTTGCGATATGTATGCTCTTCATTTATATGTACCGGATTGACTTTGTCCAAAGCCAAATGCGTGCAGAGCTGACTGAAAGAAGAGCGGCTCAGTAA
- a CDS encoding LacI family DNA-binding transcriptional regulator, with the protein MKPKIEDVAKRAGVSPTTVSRVMNNRGYISEKTRSLVYDAMKELNYVPNEMARSLLSKQSNIIGLIFPTVSNPFYAELIFHIELACEELGYKVFLCNSLKSAEKEANYLSMLLRNQVDGIIVGSHNRGVFDRVNSSFPIVSIDQYISEEAVVVSSDNYLGGKLATEHLIHKGCQKIIHINGPYMLQTDTHLRLEAYQKTMENHGLESIFYEVPRSFDQELYKQIIHQIFSEHPDVDGIFASDDILAANVYFEALKTGRRVPETLKVVGYDGTETAQAFMPQLTTIRQPIQQMARQAVEILNKRINGQDYTGDLNPLLPVHLILGQTT; encoded by the coding sequence TTGAAACCAAAAATAGAAGATGTAGCAAAGCGTGCGGGTGTTTCTCCAACGACGGTTTCCAGAGTTATGAATAACAGGGGATATATCAGTGAAAAAACACGTTCGTTAGTATACGACGCTATGAAAGAGCTGAACTATGTACCGAACGAAATGGCCAGATCGCTATTATCCAAACAAAGCAACATTATAGGATTGATTTTCCCAACGGTGAGTAACCCCTTTTATGCCGAGTTAATATTTCATATTGAACTCGCTTGCGAGGAACTGGGGTATAAAGTTTTTTTGTGCAACAGTTTGAAAAGTGCAGAGAAGGAAGCCAATTATTTGAGTATGCTGCTGCGGAACCAAGTGGATGGAATTATTGTCGGCAGTCATAACAGGGGGGTATTTGATCGAGTAAACTCTTCATTCCCGATTGTCTCCATTGACCAGTATATTTCTGAAGAGGCGGTTGTCGTTTCTTCGGATAATTATTTGGGTGGGAAGCTGGCAACGGAACATTTAATTCATAAAGGCTGTCAAAAAATCATTCATATCAATGGGCCGTATATGCTGCAAACCGATACACATTTGCGTTTGGAGGCCTACCAAAAAACGATGGAGAATCACGGGTTGGAGTCCATTTTTTACGAAGTCCCAAGGTCTTTTGATCAAGAATTATATAAACAAATCATTCATCAGATTTTTAGTGAGCATCCAGATGTGGATGGTATTTTTGCGAGTGATGATATCTTGGCGGCAAACGTTTATTTTGAAGCCTTGAAGACAGGTAGACGTGTGCCGGAAACGTTGAAAGTTGTTGGATATGATGGGACAGAGACGGCCCAAGCCTTTATGCCACAGTTAACCACCATTCGTCAGCCCATTCAGCAAATGGCCCGGCAAGCTGTAGAAATTTTGAACAAACGAATTAATGGACAGGATTACACGGGGGACTTAAATCCGCTGCTCCCTGTTCATTTGATCCTTGGGCAGACAACCTAG